TGTAAACACATTGTTAAATAAAGCAACTGTATAATAATAGTGTTCCACTTACTAAGTTCAGTATACTTTGAATGTAAATCTGTGTTATAGTGATAAAAAACCAACTCGGCTACTGCATCGTTAAGCAATTGATGATACAATACAatgaataattatgttttatgaacTATTTACTTTGTTAAGCTCTGTCTTCATACACTCCTGATGGAAACTGTTCGTCTGTAGGTAGAGACTGCCACGTCTTGTACGCGGAGTCGTATTTTTGTTGGAGTCGTGGATACTTGTTATAGAAGTAATTAATGATGAATAATTTCACACCAAACATCAAACCTAAATGTATAAAAACGATAAAATTAGTAAAATggttatatttctatttttttttctttatgttgaaattatgttttatgtttaatgatattgttacatgtataattactagTAAAATTACGTGTAATGTTTTAAGGAGTAATACGGACCGCACCCTGTCAACTTCAATTCAACTCGTCACCGTTTTACACCTTTGTTTGTCTGATAACAGTGACAGAGTAAACATCGAACAAGTcatcaaaatatcatatataaaaaaatactgcattacataaacaaaatcgttataaatgacatttatttaccatggtaaaataaatagatttatgtcaggctgtttcattttttactttCCTAATTTGTAAGTGGGGCCCCGCGCCCTTAGGTGTGTTTACTTATACACACATGCAAGGTCACAGTGTACACGTGCCTGCGTGATGGAATTTCCCCAAATTAGCTTGACCCCTGGTCAGTGCGAGAGAGTAATtgattggtcagccaatcagatgcTTTGCTTACAGCCTCCGGACCAATCACTGAGGACGTTGACCTTTCTTTGTCCTCGGTGGCGTCACTATCACATTACCATCTTAGCCAGCGTGAAGATTTTTGTCTGTGTCTAATTAAGATTATCCATAATCTACAAGAattctttcaattttcaatGTTAATTGAATGATGGCTTTTGCTGTATGAAGATTGTTGCTGGAGCAGAATTCTTGGACTGTTAACGGACGGAGATTAATTCTTTCAAGGTAATTTTGATCCTTGTATGTTCTCCCTATCCGTTGTTAGACGACGCATCCCGCCCAATTCTACTCAAGAAgtgttttgttaaaaaatcaTGGTTTTACTTGCGTTAGTGTGGGGACATTCTTTTGTGCGACGTCTTGGAGATTATGAATCTACATCTAGTAATAACTTTCATAATTTTAACTTTGATGGGAATGTGATTCAGATATCGTGTTCTGGCTTAGGTGGAGGTACTGTATTACCGGGTCCCAAATCTTTACAATTGCCATCGGACATATACACTTCTTTCCCTGCCGACATTGTATTCATACAAGCTGGCGGTAACGATTTATCTAAACCACGCTGTGATCCGGACGTGTTAGCTCAAGCTATTTTTAACTTGGCATGTAGTGTATCGAATGTGCCCTCCGTTCGCATAGTTATAGTTGGACAGCTACTGCCTCGCTTCAATGACGACGGCGTGTACAATGCTAAGCTGACGACGGTCAACACTTCATTAGCATCCATGTTGAACGACAAAGCTAATATGGTATGGTGGAAACACCGAGGTTTTTGGCAGAATCCACAAGAACTTTATTCAAAAGATAACGTCCACCTTAATCGAAAAGGGATGACAAAATATGCACGGAGTGTGAGATCGGCGATTGGCTCCCAGCTCAAGCGATTCGAGGACAAATCTTAGCAATGTAATTTATCCTTGGTATACTTTTCAGTAAGTCCTTCcgaatttcatttaaatttatatatacgtGCTATTGTCCTACTCTTTCACGATGGTATATATTGATCTTTAGCGGTGTTTTTATTTGTTGATGTCGATATATATTAATTGTAATGGtgagtaaggggagataactcctactCATTTATCAACATTATTAAGGGCCCAGTGTTAGGGTCATATTGCTTGAGTTTCAACTTTCAATGTTGATATATGTGAAGTTCTCTCATGGCTAtgggaaaatattttaaacatattctAGGCTAGCGTGCAGATATCCATGAGTCTGTTCAGGCCATTATTGTTAATCCATTACAGTCATTCATGGGccttttattatttgtttgtcttttgAAAAGCATAATTATACAGTACATACAGTACAGTTTAccatacaaattaaacattcaTGGGTCTTTTCAGACCATTATTGTGTTTCAATTGATATCTCTTAGACATTCATGGGTCTTTTCGGGCCAttattgttttgtcattttatatctttatatatatatagtcattcATGGGTCTTAATTTTCAGGCCATTATTGTTTGTCGCTTTATATCTAGCTCTTAGACATTCATGGGTCTTTTCAGGCCattattgtttgtcattttataaaatcttagACATTCATGGGTCTTTTCAGGCCATTATTGTTTGTCGCTTTATATCTAGCTCTTAGTCATTCATGGGTCTTTTCAGGCCATAattgtttgtcattttataaaatcttagACATTCATGGGTCTTTTCAGGCCATTATTGTTTGTCATTTAATCTTTAGTCATTCATGGGTCTTTTTAGGCCATTATTGTTTGTCGCTTTATATCTCTTAGACATTCATGGGTCTTTTTTTAGGCCattattgtttgtcattttatatcttttagacattcatgggtcttttcaggccattattgtttgtcattttatatcttttagacattcatgggtcttttcaggccattattgtttgtcattttataaAAGCTTAGACATTCATGGGTCTTTTTAGGCcattattttttgtcattttataaatCTGGGACATTCATGGGTCTTCTCAGGCCATTTTTGTTAGTATGTAAATAATATAGCTATTTTACAAACTACAAAGGTATCTTAATTACATAAATACCTTGTATGTATGCAAGTCACCATGAATACTTAATATTACTTTGCGGTGATTTCTCAACAGTAATTTCTGACCTTGAGGCATCAATGGGTTTATTTTTGACTTATTGTTTGCCTTAGTATATTACTATATCATAGATCTCATCATATGCATGGACGGGTTTTACTATTGGATATCTCATTATCTATAATTAATATTTCGAGTAAAATTTGGATCTTtctcatttttgaaattttcactCAATTATTATATAAGATTTATGCAATACCGATTGAATGGTggtttttcttttcctttttatatatatgatttctgATGTGTAAGTACTTAAAACTTCATTCTGggctttcatttttcaaaaaaaaaatttgaattaagTCCCTTGACTAATTGTATAATCATCTTGTTTCATTTGTTTTCGAAATATGATTATAGTCCATCATATGTATTTAATGACTTTAATATTACTATACCTATACATTAGCTTACAAACAGGTTATCTTTTTAATTGCATTCAATGATACAATACTAATTATATGTCTTAAACATATTGTTCACAtgcaatatgttttttttttgtttttcattgtcAGACCATGACCAACTTGTTGGATTATttcacatttacattttttcagaCTATCCATGACTTTTTAAAAGATGTCGAGCAAGCCACCCTCCAGAAAAAGGCGGCGAACAACAAAGGAACCAGCGGTTCCTCAATCAACACAATCTGTGCATCCTCGCCAGCCCAGATCAAGGCGACAGTCTAGATCTATTGTCCCCAGCCAGGCGGAGTCTGTGGACAACGTCCAAAATGTCACATCCATCGTCAACCAGGTTCTTTCAGCTGTTCGAAGGGAGACAACCTCACTGGTGGCGACCGCTGTGAAAGAAGCTATGGACATGGTCAGGGTGGGCAACTCATCCAGTGCTTGTCACGGTCCCACAGCTACTGTGAATACAGATCCTTCGACAAGTTCAACCCATCTTATGAACCTGGAGCTGCCGTCGTGTGATCAAGGACAGGGCACTTTGTCACAGTCCAATGACCCTGTGGTGTTACCCAGTGGGTCTGCAGCAGCTGATACCATTCCGAGTAACACATCTAACCTATCTGCGGTGCGGACATTGTTCGATTCGCCAGGTGAGGAATCAACATCGCCTGCCAATGAAGCATTTCTAACATGCTCATCTTCCCTGCCATTAGGGTATAATGTATCTGACCGAATAAGGTCAAAAATCCTGGATAATGACTTCATCGAATTTGGCGAACTGGTGTTTCCTAGTACAGATTCTGACACTAGGCTAAAACtaacatatgaaaaaaaacgGGCTTGGCTTGACAGCTAGTACAAAATCAAAAGGCGTCTTCAATATAAATCATTGGAGTCAagcttttgatatatttgtttcattatatactgAGAAATACCCCAATGAAATTGCCTCATTATTAAAATATGGCAACACCATGCGCCTTCTCAATCAAAATTATGGTTTTCAGGCTGTAAAGTTTTACGATGAGAATTTTAGAAAGCTTCGACGCCGACAGCCAATTGCATGGAATATTGTACATGAAGAGTTATGGCGTTTGGCTGCCATGCGCGCAAGTACTACTCCTCCTATCAGTCAAAGCCTTTTGCTAATGGTAGTCAAACCAAGCCCTTTTCTTCCGGTAATCAGCCCTTTCGAGGAAAACCCCATCAAAAACCCAAACTCCCATATGGTTATTGTTGGGGATATGGCCTCGAAGGGACATGTAAACAGGGAAACTCGTGCAAATTCAAgcacgagtgttgtgtctgtggcAAAAAAGTTGCCACCAAGAACTGTCACTGGCCCATCAGTCAGTACAAGTCCCTCACTGCCCAAACTTCCAACTCCAGTCAACGCAGACCGCCTGAAAAGTCTTCTCATTAAGTATAACAAAAGTCAGGAACTCGTTGTAGGTTTTTCTTCGGGCTTTTCTTTAGGCatttcaggggagataataccTGCGATAGATACTCCCGAAAACCATAAGTCTGCTCGTGAAAGCCCTGGGTTAGTGTTAGACAAGCTGgtaaaagaaataaacaagGGTCGTATAGCTGGTCCCTTAATCAGTTACCATTTCCAGACCTGATCATTTCACCTTTAGGCTTAATTCCTAAAAAAGAACCTGGGAAGTACCGCTTAATTCATAACCTTTCGTACCCACAGGGAAATTCAGTCAACAGTTTAATTCCTCAAGAGTTTTCAGCAGTCCAATATGAAACTATTGAACATGCTATAGATTTAGTTCGGGGTTTTGGGAAAGGTTGCCTCATGGCTAAAGCCGATATTGAAGATGCCTTTAGACTACTCCCCATTCACCCTTCTCAATACAAATATTTGGGTTTTTTATGGGACAAACAATACTACTTTGATAAATGCTTGCCCATGGGATGTTCTTCTTCTTGTCAACTATTTGAAAAATTAAGTTGTGCTCTACAGTGGTACATGACCCATCATCATCAAGCCTCCATGTCACATCTTTTGGATGATTTTTTCTTTGCTGGCCCACCTTTATCATCAAAATGCAAAGTAGATCTAgaaatgtttttcaaaattactGAATATTTAGGTATTCCAATCAAACATGAAAAAACTCAATGGCCATCaacagaaataattatttatggCATCCAGTTGAATTCTATTTCAATGACAGCTACCCTTCCTCAGGATAAGCTTGAAAAAGCACATGGGCTGATCAACtcattcaaaaacaaaaaaacgtaTACAACTCAAGGACCTTCAGCAAATTATAGGAtttcttaatttttgttgtATCGTCATTGTCCCTGGCCGTGCCTTCCTTCGTCGCTTAATAGATTTGACAGTAGGAGTAAGGTATGCTCATTATTTCATTAGACTTAACAACGAGGCTCGCGCAGACTTACAGGCATGGTCTTTGTTTTTAGAACATTTTAATGGGAAAGCATTTTTCCTGTTTGAAAAATGGATTTTCATCAGATACAATCAAACTGTATTCTGATGCTGCAGGAGTACATGGTGGCTATGCGGCAGTTCTTGGTGTCAGCTGGTTTGTGGGACACTGGACAGATCAGTTCCATGGTGTTCATATAACAGTTAAAGAACTTTTCCCTATTGTTCTTGCGTTAGAAATTTTCGGGCTTAAACTAGCCAACCACAGAATACTGTTCTTATGTGACAATCAAGCAGTAGTAGagataattaacaaaatgtcaTCAAAAGAAAATACACTGATGAAACTCGTTCGACGTTTAGTTTTGGCCACGTTAAAGTTTAACATACAATTTCGGGCAAAACATATCCCAGGATCAACTAATGTAGTAGCTGATAAATTATCTCGTTTTCAGTTTCAGGAAGCTCGCAAATTGGCTCCGTGGCTCAATCTGACTCCTGTTTCAATTCCTCCACATCTAGTGACACTGTAATCACCAAATTATTGTCGGCGTCTCTAGCTCCATCTACAAGAAATAGTTACAAACGTGTTTTGTCTCAATTCTTGGACTTTCATCAAGCTAAATTCCCTAACCAAGCTGCGTTTCCAGTCTCACAGAATGTATTGACGCAATTCATTGTCCACCTTTTTCAACTTAAGCTTAGCTCTGCGACAATATACTCTTATATGTCAGCCATTAGTTTTGTTCATAAGTTGGAGAATATGGCTGATCCTACAGATCTcttttttataaagaaattgcTTAAGGGTGTTCAAAACAGCAGACAAGTTTCAGACTGCAGATTGCCAATTACTCTTGATATTTTACATAGAATTATCAATGCGATGAGTAATGTAATTCACCCGTTGTTTAAGGTTTGTTTATGTAGAGCAATGTTTCTCTTGGCTTTCCATGCATTTTTGCGTATCGGTGAATTCACATTGAATCACAACAACTCTACATCTAAAATTCTGCAGACCAGTGACATTAACTTCTTACGTGACGACACCCATTCCATTAAAGCTATGACAGTGagaattgtgaatttcaaaCATTCTGAAAATCAAACAATTACTCTAGAAATCCCAATCAAGGCAAATAAAAACTATTGCCCTGTTTTAGCTCTGCACAGTTACCTACAAGTGAGCAATCACACAAGTGGCCCTTTGTTTCAATTTGCAGATAAGTCACCTGTTACTTATTCCTATTTCTGTAAGTCGTTGCAGGcagttttaaaatttttgcAACTGGACACCAGGGTATACAAGGGTCACTCATTCAGAATAGGGGCTGCAACTACTGCCAGTCAGTTAGGTGTCCCTCAAACCATTTTGCAAAAATATGGTCGGTGGAAATCAGACGCTGTTCGCTCTTATATTCGCATAGGCATTTTCAAATAAGGATTCCTTGTccaattattataatatctgACCTGATCTGTCCTGTGCCCACTTTCCATGCACAATCATTTTTAATGGAAGGTCAGTACAGCCTGCTTCCTATAAGTTgattgtatgttttgttatttaatctGTCACCATTGTAAGTTTTTTATGGAAGGTCAGTACTGCCTGCTTCCATTATAGTTGATTTGTGTTTTTGGTAATTTTATCAACcacttttgtaattttgtatggAAGGTCAGTACTGCCTGCTTCCTTTATAGttgattgtatgtttttgtaatttgatctgccacttttgtaattttgtatggAAGGTCAGTACTGCCTGCTTCCATTATAGttgattgtatgtttttgtaattttatctgccacttttgtaattttgtatggAAGGTCAGTACAGCCTGCTTCCATTATAGttgattgtatgtttttgtaattttatctgccacttttgtaattttgtatggAAGGTCAGTACAGCCTGCTTCCTTTAAGTTtattgtatgttttgttatttaatctGTCACcattgtaagttttttttttttctggaagtTCAGTACTGCCTGCTTCCTTTATAGttgattgtatgtttttgtaatttgatCTGCCACTTTTGTAATTTTGTGTGGAAGGTCAGTACAGCCTGTTTCCTTTAAgtttattgtatgttttattattgaattatataatcTGTCACCTTTGTAAGTTTCATTGTATGGAAGGTCAGTACAGCCTGCTTCCTTTAAGTGATTGTAATTTTATCTGCCACTTTTGCAATTTTGTATGGAGTTGAaggt
This genomic interval from Argopecten irradians isolate NY unplaced genomic scaffold, Ai_NY scaffold_0729, whole genome shotgun sequence contains the following:
- the LOC138313540 gene encoding uncharacterized protein isoform X1 translates to MSSKPPSRKRRRTTKEPAVPQSTQSVHPRQPRSRRQSRSIVPSQAESVDNVQNVTSIVNQVLSAVRRETTSLVATAVKEAMDMVRVGNSSSACHGPTATVNTDPSTSSTHLMNLELPSCDQGQGTLSQSNDPVVLPSGSAAADTIPSNTSNLSAVRTLFDSPVSGSSQIGSVAQSDSCFNSSTSSDTVITKLLSASLAPSTRNSYKRVLSQFLDFHQAKFPNQAAFPVSQNVLTQFIVHLFQLKLSSATIYSYMSAISFVHKLENMADPTDLFFIKKLLKGVQNSRQVSDCRLPITLDILHRIINAMSNVIHPLFKVCLCRAMFLLAFHAFLRIGEFTLNHNNSTSKILQTSDINFLRDDTHSIKAMTVRIVNFKHSENQTITLEIPIKANKNYCPVLALHSYLQVSNHTSGPLFQFADKSPVTYSYFCKSLQAVLKFLQLDTRVYKGHSFRIGAATTASQLGVPQTILQKYGRWKSDAVRSYIRIGIFK
- the LOC138313540 gene encoding uncharacterized protein isoform X2, which codes for MSSKPPSRKRRRTTKEPAVPQSTQSVHPRQPRSRRQSRSIVPSQAESVDNVQNVTSIVNQVLSAVRRETTSLVATAVKEAMDMVRVGNSSSACHGPTATVNTDPSTSSTHLMNLELPSCDQGQGTLSQSNDPVVLPSGSAAADTIPSNTSNLSAVRTLFDSPGEESTSPANEAFLTCSSSLPLGYNVSDRIRSKILDNDFIEFGELVFPSTDSDTRLKLTYEKKRAWLDS
- the LOC138313542 gene encoding uncharacterized protein, with amino-acid sequence MVLLALVWGHSFVRRLGDYESTSSNNFHNFNFDGNVIQISCSGLGGGTVLPGPKSLQLPSDIYTSFPADIVFIQAGGNDLSKPRCDPDVLAQAIFNLACSVSNVPSVRIVIVGQLLPRFNDDGVYNAKLTTVNTSLASMLNDKANMVWWKHRGFWQNPQELYSKDNVHLNRKGMTKYARSVRSAIGSQLKRFEDKS